A genomic window from Salvia hispanica cultivar TCC Black 2014 chromosome 5, UniMelb_Shisp_WGS_1.0, whole genome shotgun sequence includes:
- the LOC125189255 gene encoding uncharacterized protein LOC125189255, which produces MVIPEINMCNFEAGMKCLQNPSTISRLFSIPTLWKYGALILAIFATFNSIIKRIKLNFIRFHTVKPCSSQTEDVFEFSDEDDDVSLASSDDEQEEEEVKSRDQHRVDGDFGVRGSILSFKSQRRSSGGVWPEFACGKNVVKLWDSLGFSLEIDDYLFNFDPNSIVSTWNRHQEEKSSEIRGDIWPVPALLLMAESNGKGDGVILGGYDWRMRSRVAALVAEWKLPVENDVSGVVTVGDVRNVRRPLGSAGKSKGDTWWEADAVIASR; this is translated from the coding sequence atgGTAATTCCAGAGATAAACATGTGCAACTTCGAAGCAGGAATGAAATGCCTGCAAAATCCATCAACAATCTCCCGTTTATTTTCAATTCCAACCTTGTGGAAATATGGCGCTTTAATTTTGGCAATTTTTGCTACTTTCAACAGcataattaaaagaattaaGCTCAATTTCATTCGTTTCCACACTGTAAAACCGTGTTCTAGTCAAACCGAAGACGTATTCGAGTTCAGCGACGAAGACGACGACGTATCGCTAGCGTCTTCGGATGATGAacaggaagaggaagaagtgAAAAGTCGAGATCAACACCGCGTTGATGGAGATTTTGGCGTGAGAGGTTCAATCCTCAGCTTCAAGAGCCAGCGGCGGAGCAGCGGCGGCGTGTGGCCGGAATTCGCCTGTGGTAAAAATGTTGTTAAGCTTTGGGATAGCTTAGGGTTTAGCCTAGAAATTGATGATTATCTATTCAATTTCGATCCGAATAGCATTGTTTCTACGTGGAATCGCCACCAGGAAGAGAAATCTAGCGAGATTCGCGGCGATATCTGGCCGGTGCCGGCGTTATTGCTGATGGCGGAGAGCAACGGGAAGGGAGACGGCGTGATTTTAGGTGGTTACGACTGGAGGATGAGGAGCAGAGTCGCGGCGCTGGTCGCGGAGTGGAAGCTTCCGGTGGAGAATGACGTCAGCGGGGTGGTAACGGTTGGTGATGTGAGGAACGTTAGGAGGCCGTTAGGGAGTGCGGGAAAGTCAAAAGGCGATACGTGGTGGGAAGCTGACGCCGTTATAGCGTCTAGGTAA
- the LOC125187169 gene encoding 3-ketoacyl-CoA synthase 6-like, translating into MDAPPPEPCQSAKLRHLKLYYFIVFLILPIMLSLTIKALHNHSIHNLKISSLHIAFFLVTISALTYYYFLMFRPRRSVYLIDYALCKPPRLLRVPTARFTEHSRLAFPTDPQSVHFQMKVLQRSGIGDETSMPHATHHIPPQQTMALASEEAELVVFSTMDSLLTKTSLNPLDIDVLVVNCGLFNPAPSLTASIINKYKLRSDIKSFNLSGMGCSAGLISLDLAKGLLECYPNINAVIISTEILTPFIYLGKDRSMLLTNCLFRMGCAAVLLSNRRPDRRRAKYKLLRAVRTHTGADDESYKCLSQGEDSQGIQGVRLGKDLVAVAGEALKLNIAKIGPHFLPPSEKFLFAISLIERKLCNSKSKAYVPDFKKAFEHLCIHPGGRAVIDELQKSLRLTNEQVEASRMTLHRFGNTSSSSVWYELSYIESKGRMKKGDRVWQIGFGSGFKCNSAVWECNRSIKLPVEGPWSDCIHRYPVYIPRLIKP; encoded by the coding sequence ATGGATGCTCCACCGCCGGAACCTTGTCAATCGGCAAAGCTCAGACACCTGAAACTATACTACTTCATTGTCTTCCTCATCCTACCAATCATGCTTTCTCTCACCATCAAAGCCCTACACAATCATTCAATCCATAATTTGAAGATCTCATCACTCCACATTGCATTCTTCCTCGTCACCATCTCCGCCTTGACCTACTACTATTTCCTCATGTTTCGCCCGCGGCGCTCCGTGTACCTCATCGACTACGCCCTCTGCAAGCCTCCCCGGTTGCTCCGCGTCCCCACCGCCCGCTTCACAGAGCACTCCAGACTTGCCTTTCCCACCGACCCCCAAAGCGTCCATTTTCAGATGAAAGTGCTCCAACGCTCCGGTATCGGCGACGAGACCTCCATGCCCCACGCCACCCATCACATCCCTCCCCAACAGACCATGGCCCTGGCCAGCGAAGAAGCCGAGCTCGTTGTCTTCTCCACCATGGATTCTCTTCTAACCAAGACAAGCCTCAACCCTCTAGACATAGACGTTTTGGTGGTGAATTGTGGCCTCTTCAATCCGGCGCCGTCTCTTACTGCGTCGATCATTAACAAGTACAAACTCAGGAGTGATATAAAAAGCTTCAATCTCTCCGGGATGGGCTGCAGCGCCGGTTTGATCTCTCTTGATCTGGCCAAAGGCCTTCTGGAATGTTATCCCAATATAAATGCTGTGATCATCAGCACTGAGATCCTCACTCCCTTCATCTACCTCGGGAAGGATAGATCCATGCTCCTCACCAACTGCTTATTCAGAATGGGCTGCGCCGCCGTGTTATTATCCAACCGCCGCCCTGACCGCCGCCGCGCCAAGTATAAGCTGCTTCGAGCGGTGAGAACGCACACAGGAGCAGATGACGAATCATACAAATGCCTATCACAGGGAGAAGATTCTCAAGGAATTCAAGGAGTTAGATTGGGCAAAGATTTGGTTGCCGTCGCCGGAGAGGCTCTGAAATTGAATATTGCCAAAATCGGACCTCATTTTCTTCCGCCATCCGAGAAATTCCTATTCGCTATCTCTCTAATCGAAAGGAAACTCTGTAATTCCAAATCGAAGGCGTATGTACCGGATTTTAAGAAAGCGTTTGAGCATTTGTGCATCCACCCAGGTGGAAGGGCGGTGATCGACGAGCTGCAGAAGAGCCTCCGCCTGACAAACGAGCAGGTGGAGGCATCGAGGATGACGCTGCATAGATTCGGAAACACTTCGTCGTCATCGGTGTGGTATGAATTGAGCTACATTGAATCCAAGGGAAGGATGAAGAAAGGGGATAGGGTTTGGCAAATTGGATTTGGGAGTGGATTTAAATGCAACAGTGCGGTTTGGGAATGTAACCGGTCAATCAAGTTGCCGGTTGAGGGGCCGTGGTCCGATTGCATTCATAGATATCCGGTTTACATTCCTCGTCTCATTAAGCCTTAG
- the LOC125187510 gene encoding DNA-directed RNA polymerases II, IV and V subunit 11-like — protein MNAPDRYERFVVPEGVSKVSYERDTKIINAATFTVEREDHTIGNILRMQLHRDENVLFAGYKLPHPLQYKILIRIQTTSQSSPMQAYNQAINDLDKELDHLKNTFEVELARHNASQQREF, from the exons ATGAATGCCCCTGATCGTTACGAGCGATTCGTCGTCCCTGAAGGCGTCTCCAA GGTTTCGTACGAGAGGGACACGAAGATCATCAACGCGGCGACGTTCACCGTCGAGCGTGAGGACCACACAATCGGCAACATTCTCCGCAT GCAATTGCACAGAGATGAGAACGTTTTGTTTGCCGGATACAAGCTGCCGCACCCGCTTCAGTACAAAATACTTATAAGG ATCCAAACCACGAGCCAATCTTCACCAATGCAGGCATATAATCAGGCTATCAATGATCTGGACAAGGAACTCGATCATTTGAAGAACACATTTGAG GTTGAGTTGGCAAGGCACAATGCAAGTCAACAACGGGAGTTCTAA
- the LOC125190978 gene encoding 3-ketoacyl-CoA synthase 5-like: MAQSLKLCYQFLVNNFFILLLIPSTLAISIKILFTSPEEIMSMYNSMHLTPVVLLCASFFVVYILTLFVMWRPRPVYLVDYALFKPPRSYRVSFAGFIEHVRMGRLFSEPKSIHFQMKILERSGLGENTCLPPALHYIPPTPTMAMAREEAELIIFSAVDSLLQKTGIKPRDVDILILNCSLFSPTPSLTAMVINKYKMRSNIRSFNLSGMGCSAGLISIDLARDLLQRYPNSNAVVISTEILTPNCYKGKERAMLLPNCLFRMGGAALLLSNRRADRRRAKYRLAHVVRTHKGADDKSYGCVSQEEDSEGNVGIKLNIDLMAVAGEALKSNITTIGPLVLPASEQILFALSLIGRKIINSKWKPYIPDFKQAFEHFCIHAGGRAVIDELQKSLRLTNEQVEASRMTLHRFGNTSSSSLWYELSYIESKGRMKKGDRVWQIAFGSGFKCNSAVWKCNRTIKLPVEGPWADCIHKYPVHIPEVVKL, encoded by the coding sequence ATGGCTCAATCGTTAAAGTTATGCTACCAATTCCTGGTAAACAACTTCTTCATACTCCTCTTGATACCATCAACACTAGCTATTTCAATCAAAATTCTATTTACTAGTCCGGAAGAGATTATGAGTATGTATAATTCCATGCACTTGACCCCAGTGGTCTTACTGTGCGCCTCATTCTTCGTCGTCTACATCCTGACCTTGTTCGTGATGTGGCGGCCGCGCCCGGTCTACCTAGTCGACTACGCTCTCTTCAAGCCCCCACGCAGCTACCGCGTCTCCTTTGCCGGCTTCATCGAGCACGTGCGGATGGGCCGCCTCTTCTCCGAGCCCAAAAGCATCCATTTTCAAATGAAGATTCTCGAACGTTCCGGGCTCGGGGAGAACACGTGCCTTCCCCCAGCCCTGCATTACATTCCCCCGACCCCAACCATGGCGATGGCGAGGGAGGAAGCCGAGCTGATCATATTCTCGGCAGTGGATTCTCTGTTGCAGAAAACCGGAATCAAGCCTAGAGACGTGGACATTTTGATCCTCAACTGCAGCTTGTTCTCTCCGACGCCGTCGCTCACGGCGATGGTGATCAACAAGTACAAAATGAGGAGCAACATCAGAAGCTTCAATCTCTCCGGCATGGGGTGCAGCGCGGGCTTGATCTCCATAGATCTAGCCAGAGATCTCCTCCAGCGCTATCCCAATTCCAACGCCGTCGTAATCAGCACTGAGATCCTCACCCCAAACTGCTACAAGGGGAAGGAGAGAGCCATGCTCCTCCCCAACTGCCTCTTCCGGATGGGCGGCGCCGCCCTGCTTCTGTCCAACCGCCGCGCCGATCGCCGCCGCGCCAAGTACCGCCTGGCGCACGTGGTGAGGACGCATAAAGGAGCCGATGACAAATCGTACGGATGCGTGTCGCAGGAAGAGGATTCGGAAGGAAACGTCGGGATTAAATTGAACATAGATCTCATGGCCGTCGCCGGAGAGGCGCTGAAATCGAATATCACGACGATCGGGCCGCTCGTCCTCCCCGCGTCGGAGCAGATCCTCTTCGCGCTCTCGCTCATCGGAAGGAAAATCATCAATTCGAAATGGAAGCCATACATTCCCGATTTCAAGCAGGCGTTTGAGCATTTCTGCATCCACGCCGGCGGAAGGGCGGTGATCGACGAGCTGCAGAAGAGCCTCCGCCTGACAAACGAGCAGGTGGAGGCGTCGAGGATGACGCTGCATAGATTCGGAAACACATCGTCGTCATCGCTGTGGTACGAATTGAGCTACATTGAATCCAAGGGGAGGATGAAGAAAGGGGATAGGGTTTGGCAGATTGCATTTGGGAGTGGATTTAAATGCAACAGCGCGGTTTGGAAATGTAACCGGACGATCAAGTTGCCGGTGGAGGGGCCGTGGGCGGATTGCATTCATAAATATCCTGTTCATATTCCAGAAGTTGTGAAGCTCTAG
- the LOC125190657 gene encoding 3-ketoacyl-CoA synthase 6-like: MISLSVKALHSEPQAIIHVSNSTHDLLTSSLRFPSLNIFFLITISALTYYYFLLMFRPRRSVYLIDYALCKPPRCLRVPTGGFLEHSRLSFPTDPQSVHFQMKMLQRSGLGEETSMPHASHLIPPDPATALAREEAELVIFSAIDSLLIKTGLKPQDIDVLVVNSGLFYPAPSLASLVVNKYKLGRDIKSFNLSGMGCSAGLISLDLAKGILECYTDINAVMINTEILTPFSYMGKDRAMLLPNCLFRMGCAAVLLSNRPADRHRAKYKLLRVVRTHTGADDKSFKCLSQEEDSEGLLGSKLGIDLVAVAGEALKLNIAEIGPTFLPASEKFLFAISLIKRKLCNSKSKAYVPDFKKAFEHFCIHAGGRAVIDELQKSLRLTDEQVEASRMTLHRFGNTSSSSLWYELSYIESKGRMKKGDRVWQIGLGSGFKCNSAVWKCNRTIKLPVEGAWADCIHKYPLYIPHIIKL; this comes from the coding sequence ATGATTTCTCTTAGCGTCAAAGCCTTACATAGTGAACCACAAGCAATCATCCATGTCTCGAATTCAACTCATGATTTGTTGACCTCATCGCTCCGCTTTCCATCCTTGAAtatcttcttcctcatcaccATCTCTGCATTGACCTACTACTACTTCCTCCTCATGTTTCGCCCGCGGCGCTCCGTCTACCTCATCGACTACGCCCTCTGCAAGCCTCCCCGCTGCCTCCGAGTCCCCACCGGCGGCTTCTTGGAGCACTCCAGACTTTCCTTTCCCACCGACCCCCAAAGCGTCCATTTTCAGATGAAAATGCTCCAACGCTCCGGCCTCGGCGAGGAGACCTCCATGCCCCACGCCTCCCATCTCATCCCTCCCGACCCGGCCACGGCCCTGGCCAGAGAAGAAGCCGAGCTCGTCATATTCTCCGCCATCGATTCTCTTCTAATCAAGACAGGCTTAAAACCCCAAGACATAGACGTTTTGGTGGTGAACTCCGGCCTCTTCTATCCGGCGCCGTCTCTGGCGTCCTTGGTCGTCAACAAGTACAAACTCGGGAGAGATATTAAAAGCTTCAATCTCTCCGGTATGGGCTGCAGCGCCGGCTTGATCTCTCTAGATTTGGCCAAAGGCATTCTAGAATGTTACACTGATATAAATGCTGTGATGATCAACACTGAGATCCTCACCCCCTTCAGCTATATGGGCAAGGACAGAGCCATGCTCCTCCCTAACTGCTTATTTAGAATGGGCTGCGCCGCCGTGTTACTATCCAACCGCCCCGCCGACCGCCACCGCGCCAAATATAAACTGCTTCGAGTGGTGAGAACGCATACTGGAGCAGATGACAAATCATTCAAATGCCTATCACAAGAAGAAGATTCGGAAGGACTCCTCGGATCTAAATTGGGGATCGATCTGGTCGCCGTCGCCGGAGAGGCTCTGAAATTGAATATTGCTGAAATCGGACCTACTTTCCTTCCGGCATCGGAGAAATTCCTATTCGCTATCTCTCTAATCAAAAGGAAACTCTGTAATTCCAAATCGAAGGCGTATGTACCGGATTTTAAGAAAGCGTTTGAGCATTTCTGCATCCACGCCGGCGGAAGGGCGGTGATCGACGAGCTGCAGAAGAGCCTCCGCCTGACAGACGAGCAGGTGGAGGCGTCCAGGATGACGCTGCATAGATTCGGAAACACTTCGTCGTCATCGCTGTGGTATGAATTGAGCTACATTGAATCCAAGGGAAGGATGAAGAAAGGGGACAGGGTTTGGCAGATTGGACTTGGGAGTGGATTTAAGTGTAACAGCGCCGTTTGGAAGTGTAACCGGACGATCAAGTTGCCGGTAGAGGGGGCATGGGCCGATTGCATTCATAAATATCCGCTTTACATTCCTCACATCATCAAGCTTTAG
- the LOC125186521 gene encoding VQ motif-containing protein 20-like: protein MKKGMSPNLNYNGSEVARGVSNTPRHPMRISKDSHVIQKPPSNHQPSAGAKPRQPLIIYTHSPKVIHAAPSNFMKLVQRLTGQSDDGDGEAAAAKVEVETLKEEDEKVDTSSGGFGNTVGGGIASYDENYETASSVDDRRFVADVNQEAMYRMPYLVEAEPQLNGSSDFYCSPRTSAMFQSAMAATAISPYMDYMKPYTEY, encoded by the coding sequence ATGAAGAAAGGAATGAGccctaatttaaattataacgGCAGTGAAGTCGCAAGGGGAGTGAGCAACACTCCACGTCATCCGATGCGAATCAGCAAAGATTCACACGTCATCCAAAAACCCCCTTCTAATCACCAACCATCCGCCGGCGCGAAGCCGCGGCAGCCGTTGATCATATACACGCACTCGCCCAAGGTCATCCACGCCGCGCCGAGCAACTTCATGAAGCTGGTGCAGAGGCTCACCGGCCAGTCCGACGACGGCGACGGGGAGGCAGCCGCGGCAAAAGTGGAGGTGGAGACGCTCAAGGAGGAGGACGAAAAAGTAGACACGAGCAGCGGCGGATTTGGCAATACCGTTGGCGGCGGCATCGCATCGTACGACGAGAATTATGAAACGGCGTCGTCGGTTGATGATCGGAGATTTGTGGCCGACGTGAATCAGGAGGCGATGTACAGAATGCCGTATTTGGTGGAGGCGGAGCCGCAATTAAATGGATCGAGTGATTTCTATTGCTCGCCGCGGACGAGCGCGATGTTCCAATCGGCGATGGCGGCGACCGCGATCTCACCGTACATGGATTACATGAAGCCGTATACCGAGTACTAA